A genomic stretch from Vulpes lagopus strain Blue_001 chromosome 11, ASM1834538v1, whole genome shotgun sequence includes:
- the TMEM151A gene encoding transmembrane protein 151A, with amino-acid sequence MPEGGGGDSGEVPAFIPDGEPLREEQRPLKQSLGSSLCRESHWKCLLLTLLIHACGAVVAWCRLATVPRLVLGPEAALARGDGGPPPTYPASPCSDGYLYIPLAFVSLLYLLYLAECWHCHVRSCQAPRTDANTVLALIHRLQQAPPCVWWKATSYHYVRRTRQITRYRNGDAYTTTQVYHERADSRTARGEFDYSAHGVRDVSKELVGLADHAATRLRFTKCFSFGSAEAEASYLTQRARFFSANEGLDDYLEAREGMHLKDVDFRESLMVFADPRSPPWYARAWVFWLVSAATLSWPLRVVAAYGTAHVHYQVEKLFGAGSPPPGAVPSGPPLSRVATVDFTELEWHICSNRQLVPSYSEAVVMGAGSGAYLRGCQRCRRSLSSNSLPPARPGGPRLPFSRSRLSLGAGGRATPGVFRSLSGGPLGRRGEDTEPLESPPCYEDALYFPVLIVHGDSGCQGDGQGTL; translated from the exons ATGCCCGAGGGCGGCGGAGGCGACAGCGGGgaagtgcctgccttcatcccGGACGGCGAACCGCTGCGGGAGGAG CAGCGGCCCCTGAAACAATCCCTGGGAAGCTCTCTGTGCCGAGAGTCGCACTGGAAGTGCCTGCTCCTCACACTGCTCATCCATGCCTGCGGCGCCGTGGTGGCCTGGTGTCGCCTGGCCACAGTGCCACGGCTGGTCCTGGGGCCTGAGGCAGCCCTGGCCCGCGGGGATGGGGGCCCCCCGCCCACCTACCCCGCCAGCCCTTGCTCAGATGGCTACCTGTACATCCCGCTGGCCTTTGTCTCCCTTCTCTACCTCCTCTACCTGGCTGAGTGCTGGCACTGCCACGTGCGCTCGTGCCAGGCGCCGCGCACTGACGCCAACACCGTGCTTGCCCTGATCCACCGGCTGCAGCAGGCACCGCCCTGTGTCTGGTGGAAGGCCACCAGCTACCACTATGTGCGGCGCACCCGCCAGATCACCCGCTACCGCAACGGCGATGCCTACACCACCACGCAGGTCTACCACGAGAGGGCTGACAGTCGCACGGCTCGCGGCGAGTTTGACTACTCGGCCCACGGCGTTCGCGATGTCTCCAAGGAGCTTGTGGGCCTGGCTGACCACGCAGCCACGAGGCTGCGCTTCACCAAGTGCTTCAGCTTCGGCAGCGCCGAGGCCGAGGCCTCGTACCTCACCCAGCGGGCCCGCTTCTTCAGCGCCAATGAGGGCCTGGACGACTACCTGGAGGCCCGCGAGGGCATGCACCTGAAGGACGTGGACTTCCGCGAGTCGCTCATGGTCTTCGCGGACCCGCGCAGCCCGCCCTGGTATGCCCGCGCCTGGGTCTTCTGGCTTGTGTCGGCGGCCACGCTGTCCTGGCCGCTGCGCGTCGTGGCAGCCTATGGCACAGCCCACGTGCACTACCAGGTGGAGAAGCTGTTCGGTGCCGGCTCGCCCCCCCCTGGGGCGGTGCCCAGCGGGCCCCCGCTGTCCCGGGTGGCCACGGTGGACTTCACCGAGCTGGAGTGGCACATCTGCTCCAACCGGCAGCTGGTACCCAGCTACTCGGAGGCCGTGGTCATGGGTGCCGGCTCCGGTGCCTACCTCCGTGGCTGCCAGCGCTGCCGTCGCTCCCTCAGCAGCAATTCGCTGCCCCCTGCCCGGCCCGGTGGGCCCCGCCTGCCTTTCAGCCGCAGCCGCCTGTCTCTGGGAGCTGGGGGCCGGGCCACACCAGGGGTCTTCCGAAGCCTGAGCGGGGGGCCACTGGGGCGCCGCGGAGAGGACACAGAGCCCCTGGAAAGCCCACCGTGCTACGAGGACGCCCTATACTTCCCGGTGCTCATTGTCCATGGTGACAGCGGCTGCCAGGGGGACGGGCAGGGTACACTCTGA
- the YIF1A gene encoding protein YIF1A isoform X1, whose translation MAYHSGYGAHGSKHRARAAPDPPPLFDDTSGAYSSQPGGYPAPGADVAFNVNHLLGDPMANVAMAYGSSIASHGKDMVHKELHRFVSVNKLKYFFAVDTAYVAKKLGLLVFPYTHQNWEVQYSRDVPLPPRQDLNAPDLYIPTMAFITYVLLAGMALGIQKRFSPEVLGLCASTALVWIVMEVLALLLGVYLATVRSDLSTFHLLAYSGYKYVGMILSVLTGLLFGSDGYYVALAWTSSSLMYFILQLSPFFQVRSLRTAALGPDNNGGPAPRQRLQLYLTLGAAAFQPLIIYWLTFHLVR comes from the exons ATGGCTTATCACTCGGGCTATGGAGCCCACG GCTCCAAGCACAGGGCCCGGGCAGCTCCAGATCCCCCTCCCCTCTTCGATGACACAAGCGGTGCTTACTCCAGCCAGCCAGGAGGATACCCCGCCCCAGGAGCCGACGTGGCCTTCAATGTCAACCACTTGCTTGGGGACCCAATGGCCAATGTGGCTATGGCCTATGGCAGCTCCATCGCATCCCATGGGAAGGATATGGTGCACAAGGAG ctGCACCGTTTTGTGTCTGTGAACAAACTCAAGTATTTTTTTGCTGTGGACACAGCCTATGTGGCCAAGAAGCTGGGGCTCCTGGTCTTTCCCTACACACACCAG aACTGGGAAGTGCAGTACAGTCGTGATGTGCCTCTGCCACCGCGGCAAGATCTCAATGCCCCTGACCTCTATATCCCCA CAATGGCCTTCATCACCTATGTGCTGTTGGCAGGGATGGCACTGGGGATTCAGAAAAG GTTCTCCCCAGAGGTGCTGGGCCTGTGTGCAAGCACAGCACTGGTATGGATCGTGATGGAGGTGCTAGCCCTGCTCCTGGGTGTCTATCTGGCCACCGTGCGCAGTGACCTGAGCACTTTCCACCTGCTAGCCTATAGCGGCTACAAATATGTAGG aaTGATCCTCAGCGTGCTCACAGGGCTGCTGTTTGGCAGTGATGGCTACTATGTGGCACTGGCCTGGACTTCGTCTTCACTCATGTACTTCATT CTTcagctctctcctttcttccaggTGCGCTCTTTGCGAACAGCAGCCCTGGGTCCTGACAACAATGGGGGCCCAGCTCCCCGGCAGCGTCTCCAGCTCTATCTGACTCTGGGAGCTGCAGCCTTCCAGCCCCTCATCATATACTGGCTGACCTTCCACTTGGTCCGGTGA
- the YIF1A gene encoding protein YIF1A isoform X2, with amino-acid sequence MAYHSGYGAHGSKHRARAAPDPPPLFDDTSGAYSSQPGGYPAPGADVAFNVNHLLGDPMANVAMAYGSSIASHGKDMVHKELHRFVSVNKLKYFFAVDTAYVAKKLGLLVFPYTHQNWEVQYSRDVPLPPRQDLNAPDLYIPTMAFITYVLLAGMALGIQKRFSPEVLGLCASTALVWIVMEVLALLLGVYLATVRSDLSTFHLLAYSGYKYVGMILSVLTGLLFGSDGYYVALAWTSSSLMYFIVRSLRTAALGPDNNGGPAPRQRLQLYLTLGAAAFQPLIIYWLTFHLVR; translated from the exons ATGGCTTATCACTCGGGCTATGGAGCCCACG GCTCCAAGCACAGGGCCCGGGCAGCTCCAGATCCCCCTCCCCTCTTCGATGACACAAGCGGTGCTTACTCCAGCCAGCCAGGAGGATACCCCGCCCCAGGAGCCGACGTGGCCTTCAATGTCAACCACTTGCTTGGGGACCCAATGGCCAATGTGGCTATGGCCTATGGCAGCTCCATCGCATCCCATGGGAAGGATATGGTGCACAAGGAG ctGCACCGTTTTGTGTCTGTGAACAAACTCAAGTATTTTTTTGCTGTGGACACAGCCTATGTGGCCAAGAAGCTGGGGCTCCTGGTCTTTCCCTACACACACCAG aACTGGGAAGTGCAGTACAGTCGTGATGTGCCTCTGCCACCGCGGCAAGATCTCAATGCCCCTGACCTCTATATCCCCA CAATGGCCTTCATCACCTATGTGCTGTTGGCAGGGATGGCACTGGGGATTCAGAAAAG GTTCTCCCCAGAGGTGCTGGGCCTGTGTGCAAGCACAGCACTGGTATGGATCGTGATGGAGGTGCTAGCCCTGCTCCTGGGTGTCTATCTGGCCACCGTGCGCAGTGACCTGAGCACTTTCCACCTGCTAGCCTATAGCGGCTACAAATATGTAGG aaTGATCCTCAGCGTGCTCACAGGGCTGCTGTTTGGCAGTGATGGCTACTATGTGGCACTGGCCTGGACTTCGTCTTCACTCATGTACTTCATT gTGCGCTCTTTGCGAACAGCAGCCCTGGGTCCTGACAACAATGGGGGCCCAGCTCCCCGGCAGCGTCTCCAGCTCTATCTGACTCTGGGAGCTGCAGCCTTCCAGCCCCTCATCATATACTGGCTGACCTTCCACTTGGTCCGGTGA